A segment of the uncultured Desulfobulbus sp. genome:
CTCGGGGCTGATGTGCGATGGGCAAGTTGTAATATTTTCTCAACCCAGGACCATGCTGCGGCTGCAATCGCCGCTGCCGGTGTCCCGGTTTTTGCCTGGAAAGGTGAAACCCTGGAAGAGTACTGGTGGTGCACGCTCCGTGCTATGACCTGGCCAGATGGTTCTACGCCGCAGTTGATCGTTGATGACGGAGGGGATGCGACTCTGTTGTTGCATAAGGGGTTTGCAGCAGAAAAGGATATAAGCATCCTTGAATCCAAAGCGGACAATGAGGAACTTCAGATTGTTCAAAATCTCTTACGTGACGTCTTGAAGGCCGACAAAATGTTTTGGCATCGGGCGGTTGAGCAATGGAAGGGCGTTTCCGAGGAAACAACCACCGGTGTGCATCGCCTCTATCATATGCAGAAAGAGGGCTCTTTGCTGGTGCCTGCGATTAATGTCAATGACTCGGTTACAAAATCGAAATTTGACAATGTCTATGGATGCCGCCACTCCCTGGTTGACGGTATCTGTCGTGCCATGGATGTGATGCTCTCCGGCAAGAAGGCGATGGTTTGCGGTTTTGGCGATGTGGGGAAAGGATCGGCAGAATCCCTTGCTGGTCAGAAATGTCGAGTCTTTGTTTCGGAAATTGATCCCATCTGTGCCCTTCAGGCCTGTATGGGGGGCTATACCGTCTGCCGGGTCGAGGATGTTCTCGACAAAGCGGATGTTTATGTCACCACGACCGGGAATAAAGATATCATTACTGCCGAGCACATGAGCAAAATGAAAGATCAGGCGATCGTCTGTAATATCGGTCATTTTGATAATGAGATCGAGGTCGAGAAGCTCAATAACTGGCCAGGGATTAAAAAAGAAAACATTAAGCCACAGGTGGATAAATACACCTTCCCGGACGGGCATGCTGTCTTTCTGCTCGCCGAAGGACGGTTGGTGAATCTCGGCTGTGCCACTGGCCACCCTTCATTTGTTATGTCCAATTCGTTTACCAACCAGGTGTTGGCGCAGATGGATTTGTGGAGCAATCAGGAAACTCGGGCGGTTGGTGTCTATACTCTGGATAAAAAGCTCGATGAGGAGGTTGCTCGTCTTCATCTGGATAAATTGGGTGCCATACTTACTGAATTACGACCGGATCAGGCTGACTATATCGGGGTGGCCGTTGAAGGTCCGTATAAACCGGAGCATTATCGCTATTAAACTGAGGTGATCCTGTTGAGGGCAGAGACGTCCTCCTCTGTCCTCTCTTTCTTGAAAGAATGGCTTGGCGGTGAAAAACGATATCTTAAATCAGTGAGTATTCATCCGGGTATGGATTAAAAATTACCTTCCTATCTGAAGATACGTTGTTCAACGCTTATCAGCGTCAAGGGGTGAGAACTATGATAAGTGAAAATAAAACACTGGATAGAGTCTATACCGCAAGGAACCATGATGAACTCATGGAAGCTTATGGCCAGTGGGCTCCGGATTATGAAAAGGATACTGTAGATCGTTTTGGCTATGTTGCTCATATTGAGTCCGCAGATGCTTTTGAACGAGCCATGAGCCACAAAGGTGCTTCTATCCTTGATGCGGGGTGCGGTACGGGGCTGGTTGGACAGGAACTCTCAAAACGCGGGTATCAGGCTATCGATGCCTTGGATTGTTCTGAGCAGATGCTCAAGGAAGCAGAGGGGAAAAAGGTTTACCAGCAGCTCATTCAGGCTGATATGGGCAAAGTGCTTGCGGTGGAAACGAATCGCTACGACGCCATCATTTGCACAGGAACCTTCACCTATGGTCATGTCAAAGCCAATGCATTTGACGAACTGGTTCGCATAACTAAGCCTGGTGGGATTGTCTGTTTTACCATTCGTGAAGGAGCGTTTGACGATTGCGGGTACCAGGAAAAAATGAAAGCCCTCGAGCAGAATGGTGCCTGGAAGCAACTGGAGCTTGCGGATGCCACCTATTTTGTAAAAGAAAAGGTCCGCTGTAAAATTTGTACTTATAGAGTGACTTCCTAAAGCCACAGGTTTCGCTATTTGTCATCTAACCACCAAGTTTACTGAACTTTTTTTACGCTGAAGGCCTTGCGAGTAAAGTGTTTTGAAAAAAGTTATCATGTTTGATTGACATTAACTTTCACGAAGTTACAATGACATAACCCCCTTAGTGCAGGATGCACTGGGAGCCCCGAACCCATTGAGAGTTTCCCTCACATTTGACTCTCGCGGATTTGGGGCTTTTTTTTTGCTCGAAAGCAAGGCCATACAACGAGATGATCAGGGAAAAAGGGCCTATTCAGTGGAGAGCCTTTATTTGCGAGCCTGCCACCGTGAGTGAAGTAGAATCGTGACGCAATCCAAATAAGGACTAAATATTGGGGAGCTAAATTACACATAATAGAGGTTATGGCATACAACCTCTGTTCTCCTACGCCTCTTCGCCGCATTCGATTCCCTATTGTGCGGCGAAGAGGTTATTTGTTCATACCCAATGCAACCATCTCGCAATGGAGAGAATAATTTCGGACAAATGATGAGGGAGGGCTGAAATTGTGGTATGTACCCTGCCAGAATAGAAAGAGACACCGTGGAAAAACGCAACAATTAGGGAAAAGTGGAGGCTGCGATATGCATGGATCTATTTTTGATCATGCAGAGTCCTGTTCCATTGGCATCTTAGAAGTTTAGAGGGAGCTGTTGCAGGTGTGGTTTTCAATGTGAGCGGTTCCATGAATCTTTCTGCGGTAGGAAATGGAAAAGTTATCCATTTTTTAAGTAAAGTTCCAACATAATGAGAGAGTACTATGAAAGTTGCAGTAACCGCTGAAAAAGCGAGCCTGGAAAGTAAAGTATTCGAGGAGTTTTCCAAGGCTCCCTTTTTGCTCATCGTTGACGTAGAGGCCATGGAGTTCACCCCTCTAGAGCACACTGTTTCACCGGGCTCTGATATGGCGCTGGCTCGAAAGGTTGCTGAGTATAACTGCGAAGCTGTTTTAACGGGAAAGCTATCTGAAACTGCCTTTGAAATAATTGCCGACGAAATGATAACCCGCTATCTGACCGTAGGGATGAATGTCAAAGAAGCGGTAACCGCAATGGGGAGACGGCAACTGGAAATTATTCGTAACCCAGATGGCACCACAGCCTGTACTGGTGAGCATCATCACGATCAGGCTTGATGTTAGTATATATATAAGAAAGAAACTTCTCTGATTTCATAGAGAACAAGGGGAGAAGGGCATGGAGCCATAAGGCTGCATGCCTTTTTTTATGCGCTCTGAAGATTCATAAAAAAACGAATGAGGAAAAAATCGAGGCTCAATGGAAGGCAAATGGGGAAAAAGAAGAGCTCGAATGCTCCGAGAAGATAAAAAATGCATCGAGGCTTTCACCCGCTGGTTGTACTATCTCCATAACTCAGTGTTGTTTTCGGGATTGGCCTCTGCGGAACGCAAAAAAGAGGCGTCCCTAGAGCGCAAAAAGAACTTGCCATCGTTTTCAATTCATGGTTAATTGGCGCCTCGCCGCTGCCGAGCAGCACTGACGCAGCGACGGAAACGCTTGAGACCAAATAAAAAAACGGTTGACAGCGTTTCAAAAACATGATAAACTGATTAACGCAGCTTGCGGGAACGCAAGTGCTTTTGATCTTTGAAAACTGAACAGTAAGAGCGGGCCAAGTAATTTTGGTTTTTTGATTGATTAGCACCAATCATTTGTGATTGGTCAGGATATTAAACTGGAGAGTTTGATCCTGGCTCAGAACGAACGCTGGCGGCGTGCTTAACACATGCAAGTCGAACGCGAACGGGTTCTTCGGAACCTCAGTAGAGTGGCGCACGGGTGAGTAACGCGTAGATAACCTGTCTTGATGTCTGGAATAACCAGCCGAAAGGCTGACTAATACCGGATAGTCTTACTTTTTATAAGATTGGTAAGTAAAGGTGGCCTCTGTTTCAAGCTATCGCATTAAGAGGGGTCTGCGTACCATTAGCTTGTTGGTGGGGTAATGGCCTACCAAGGCAACGATGGTTAGCGGGTCTGAGAGGATGATCCGCCACACTGGCACTGGAACACGGGCCAGACTCCTACGGGAGGCAGCAGTGAGGAATATTGCGCAATGGGGGAAACCCTGACGCAGCGACGCCGCGTGAGTGAGGAAGGCCCTCGGGTCGTAAAGCTCTGTCAAGAGGAAAGAAGTGCATAGTAGCTAATACCTGCTATGTTTGACGGTACCTCTAAAGGAAGCACCGGCTAACTCCGTGCCAGCAGCCGCGGTAATACGGAGGGTGCAAGCGTTGTTCGGAATCACTGGGCGTAAAGGGCGCGCAGGCGGCCTGGTAAGTCAGATGTGAAAGCCCACGGCTTAACCGTGGAAGTGCATTTGAAACTGTCAGGCTTGAGTACCAGAGGGGAAAGTGGAATTCCCGGTGTAGAGGTGAAATTCGTAGATATCGGGAGGAATACCGGTGGCGAAGGCGACTTTCTGGCTGAGTACTGACGCTGAGGCGCGAAAGCGTGGGGAGCAAACAGGATTAGATACCCTGGTAGTCCACGCCGTAAACGATGTCAACTAGATGTAGGGGGTGTTGATCCCCTCTGTGTCGCAGCTAACGCATTAAGTTGACCGCCTGGGGAGTACGGTCGCAAGATTAAAACTCAAAGGAATTGACGGGGGCCCGCACAAGCGGTGGAGTATGTGGTTTAATTCGATGCAACGCGAAGAACCTTACCTGGTCTTGACATCCCGAGAATCTTTAGGAAACTAGAGAGTGCCTCCATTAGGAGGAGCTTGGAGACAGGTGCTGCATGGCTGTCGTCAGCTCGTGTCGTGAGATGTTGGGTTAAGTCCCGCAACGAGCGCAACCCTTGCCTTTAGTTGCCAGCAGTTCGGCTGGGCACTCTAAAGGGACTGCCGGTGTCAAACCGGAGGAAGGTGGGGATGACGTCAAGTCCTCATGGCCTTTATGACCAGGGCTACACACGTACTACAATGGCATATACAAAGGGCAGCGACATTGCGAAATGAAGCCAATCCCATAAAATATGTCTCAGTCCGGATTGGAGTCTGCAACTCGACTCCATGAAGTTGGAATCGCTAGTAATCGTGGATCAGCATGCCACGGTGAATACGTTCCCGGGCCTTGTACACACCGCCCGTCACACCACGGGAGTCGGTTGTACCAGAAGCAGTTGAGCTAACCCTTCGGGGGGGGCAGGCTGCCAAGGTATGGCTGGTAACTGGGGTGAAGTCGTAACAAGGTAGCCCTAGGGGAACCTGGGGCTGGATCACCTCCTTTATAAGGATAGATGCAGCGATGACTGCATAAGGGATCAACCCCGCTCTATACTGTTCAGTTTTGAGAGATCAAAGGCATTGGGCCTATAGCTCAGCTTGGTTAGAGCGCACGCCTGATAAGCGTGAGGTCGGTGGTTCAAGTCCACCTAGGCCCACCAGGCTTAGCTTTGATTTGTAAGGGTTGGGGGTGTAGCTCAGCTGGGAGAGCGCCTGCCTTGCACGCAGGAGGTCATCGGTTCGATCCCGTTCACCTCCACCAGTCTTTAGAAGCTTAAGACAAGAATGTGATCCTCTGGATCATATTCTTCTTTTAAACTTTTAAAAACATAGAAAGTTTATAGATCTTTGACAATTGAATAGCAGGGTATCTAAATCGTAGATACCAACTGGTGCTTGCAAGGCCAAGGCTTTGTGCACAACACAGTTGGTGTACTACAGAATTAAGCGTTTAGAGTTAACTTAGTTTATAAAAGACTTATGGTTAAGCTACTAAGGGCTGACGGCGGATGCCTTGGCACTAGGAGGCGATGAAGGACGTGGAAAACTGCGATAAGCTTCGGTGAGCTGTTAACAGGCTTTGACCCGGAGATTTCCGAATGGGGCAACCCGGCAGAGTTCATACTCTGTCATTCAGTACTGAATACATAGGTACTGAAGGCGAACGAGGGGAAGTGAAACATCTCAGTACCCTCAGGAAAAGAAATCAATTGAGATTCCGCTAGTAGCGGCGAGCGAACGCGGAATAGCCCAAACCTACAAGTTTACTTGTAGGGGTTGTGGGGCCCCGATATGGGATTGAGAATGGATAGCGGAACGGTATGGAAAGGCCGATCATAGATGGTGATAATCCAGTACGCGAAATCTTGACTCACCCTAGGGTGTCCCCGAGTACCACGAGACACGTGAAACCTTGTGGGAATCCGGGAGGACCATCTTCCAAGGCTAAATACTCCCTAGTGACCGATAGTGAACCAGTACCGTGAGGGAAAGGTGAAAAGAACCCCGGGAGGGGAGTGAAATAGAAACTGAAACCGTCAGCTTACAAGCAGTTGGAGCATCCATGTGGTGTGACAGCGTGCCTTTTGCATAATGAGTCAACGAGTTACCCTATGCAGCAAGGTTAAGCCGTTAGGTGTAGCCGTAGCGAAAGCGAGTCTTAACTGGGCGTCAAGTTGCATGGGGTAGACCCGAAGCCGGGTGATCTATCCATGTCCAGGGTGAAGTTTCGGTAACACGAAATGGAGGCCCGAACCATTGTAGGTTGAAAACTGCTTGGATGAGGTGTGGATAGGAGTGAAAGGCTAATCAAACTCGGTGATAGCTGGTTTTCTCCGAAATATATTTAGGTATAGCCTTGCGAACTGACTGACGGAGGTAGAGCACTGTCTAGGCTAGGGGGCCCACCGGCTTACCAACCCTTAACAAACTCCGAATGCCGTCAAGTTCAATCGCGGGAGTCAGACTACGGGAGATAAGTTCCGTGGTCGAGAGGGAAAGAACCCAGACCGCCAGCTAAGGTCCCTAAACTATGCTAAGTGGAAAAGGAGGTGAAATTGCTGAGACAACCAGGAGGTTGGCTTAGAAGCAGCAATCCTTTAAAGAAAGCGTAATAGCTCACTGGTCTAGTGAATTTGCGCCGAAAATGTAACGGGGCTCAAGCATAGTACCGAAGCTGCGGATTCGAAAGAATGGTAGGAGAACATTGTGTAGGCCTGAGAAGGTGCATCGTGAGGTGTGCTGGAGGTATCACAAGAGCTTATGTTGACACGAGTAGCGATAATGAAGGTGAAAAACCTTCACGCCGAAAGTCTAAGGTTTCCTGAAGTCAAGTTAATCTGCTCAGGGTTAGTCGGCCCCTAAGGCGAGGCTGAAAAGCGTAGTCGATGGGAAACGGGTTAATATTCCCGTACCACTGATGTGGATACAGTACAAGGGGGGACGGAGAAGGATAGGCCATCCAGGCGTTGGTAGTCCTGGTTTAAGCGTGTAGATGGAGAACTTAGGCAAATCCGGGTTCTTGTTAACATCGAGGCGTTATGACGAAGCCCAAAGGGCTATAAAGTGGTTGATTCCATGCTTCCAGGAAAATCCTCGTGTACTTTCACACTGGTGACCGTACCGTAAACCGACACAGGTAGACAGGTAGAATATACTAAGGCGCTTGAGAGAACTCTGGTTAAGGAACTCGGCAAAATAGCACCGTAACTTCGGGAGAAGGTGTGCCCATATGGTGATCTTTTATACAATTGAAAGCCTACGTGGGTTGCAGTGAAATGGGGGGAGCGACTGTTTACTAAAAACACAGGACTCTGCGAAGTCGTAAGACGAAGTATAGGGTCTGACGCCTGCCCGGTGCCGGAAGGTTAAGGGGACATGTTAGCGCAAGCAAAGCATCGAACCGAAGCCCCGGTAAACGGCGGCCGTAACTATAACGGTCCTAAGGTAGCGAAATTCCTTGTCGGGTAAGTTCCGACCTGCACGAATGGCGTAACGATTTCCCTACTGTCTCAACCAGAGACTCAGCGAAACTGTAGTACCGGTGAAGATGCCGGTTACCCGCAACAAGACAGAAAGACCCCGTGAACCTTTACTATAGCTTGGCATTGTGTTTAGGGATAACATGTGTAGGATAGGTGGGAGACTTTGAAGCGTGTACGCTAGTATGCGTGGAGTCATCCTTGAAATACCACCCTTGTTATCTTTGAACTCTAACCGCGGTCCCTCATCGGGATCCGGGACAGTGTCTGGTGGGTAGTTTGACTGGGGCGGTCGCCTCCCAAAGAGTAACGGAGGCGCGCGATGGTTCCCTCAGGCTGATTGGAAACCAGCCGTAGAGTGTAAAGGCATAAGGGAGCTTGACTGCGAGAGAGACATCTCGAGCAGGTACGAAAGTAGGTCTTAGTGATCCGGCGATTCCGCATGGAAGGGTCGTCGCTCAACGGATAAAAGGTACTCCGGGGATAACAGGCTTATCTCCCCCAAGAGTCCACATCGACGGGGAGGTTTGGCACCTCGATGTCGGCTCATCACATCCTGGGGCTGGAGCAGGTCCCAAGGGTTCGGCTGTTCG
Coding sequences within it:
- the ahcY gene encoding adenosylhomocysteinase, producing MITVAEIIAGSQKSGQQEYTVKDIGLAEWGRKEITIAESEMPGLMATREKYGPQKPLQGVRIMGSLHMTVQTAVLIETLTALGADVRWASCNIFSTQDHAAAAIAAAGVPVFAWKGETLEEYWWCTLRAMTWPDGSTPQLIVDDGGDATLLLHKGFAAEKDISILESKADNEELQIVQNLLRDVLKADKMFWHRAVEQWKGVSEETTTGVHRLYHMQKEGSLLVPAINVNDSVTKSKFDNVYGCRHSLVDGICRAMDVMLSGKKAMVCGFGDVGKGSAESLAGQKCRVFVSEIDPICALQACMGGYTVCRVEDVLDKADVYVTTTGNKDIITAEHMSKMKDQAIVCNIGHFDNEIEVEKLNNWPGIKKENIKPQVDKYTFPDGHAVFLLAEGRLVNLGCATGHPSFVMSNSFTNQVLAQMDLWSNQETRAVGVYTLDKKLDEEVARLHLDKLGAILTELRPDQADYIGVAVEGPYKPEHYRY
- a CDS encoding NifB/NifX family molybdenum-iron cluster-binding protein encodes the protein MKVAVTAEKASLESKVFEEFSKAPFLLIVDVEAMEFTPLEHTVSPGSDMALARKVAEYNCEAVLTGKLSETAFEIIADEMITRYLTVGMNVKEAVTAMGRRQLEIIRNPDGTTACTGEHHHDQA
- a CDS encoding class I SAM-dependent methyltransferase, translating into MISENKTLDRVYTARNHDELMEAYGQWAPDYEKDTVDRFGYVAHIESADAFERAMSHKGASILDAGCGTGLVGQELSKRGYQAIDALDCSEQMLKEAEGKKVYQQLIQADMGKVLAVETNRYDAIICTGTFTYGHVKANAFDELVRITKPGGIVCFTIREGAFDDCGYQEKMKALEQNGAWKQLELADATYFVKEKVRCKICTYRVTS